A window from Staphylococcus succinus encodes these proteins:
- the panD gene encoding aspartate 1-decarboxylase has translation MIRTMMNAKIHRARVTESNLNYVGSITIDKDILDAVDILGNEKVAIVNNNNGARFETYVIEGERGSGKICLNGAASRLVEVDDVVIIMTYAQLDEAELATYSPKVAVMNEYNQITQMIHEKENQTILD, from the coding sequence ATGATTAGAACTATGATGAATGCAAAGATCCACAGAGCTAGAGTTACAGAATCCAATTTAAATTATGTAGGTAGTATTACTATTGATAAAGATATCTTAGATGCAGTTGATATTCTTGGTAATGAAAAGGTTGCTATTGTAAATAATAACAATGGCGCACGTTTTGAAACGTATGTTATTGAAGGCGAAAGAGGTAGCGGTAAAATATGCTTAAATGGTGCTGCATCACGTTTAGTTGAAGTTGATGATGTCGTTATTATAATGACATACGCACAATTAGATGAAGCAGAGCTTGCTACATATTCACCAAAAGTTGCGGTAATGAATGAATACAATCAGATTACACAAATGATTCATGAAAAAGAAAATCAAACTATATTAGATTAA
- a CDS encoding PTS transporter subunit IIC, producing MVKNKAIQTKTSKTTGKQFFSNILQAVGAGVVIALIPNALLGELLKFFKDGNHLLETIYQFVVMIQSFMAFIIGILAAHQFRFNGAGAAMVGVSAMLGSGAVKITSDGFILSGIGDIINTILVVIISCFLYLLLQNKLGSLEMIVLPVIIPVLSGIIGLYTLTYVSKVTKGLGHIVSSFTELNPLLMSILICITYSLLMVTPISVVAIATAIGLSGLGSGAANMGIVAACVTFLFGSIRINGVGVNLVLIIGAAKMMIPVYFRHLIIAIPLMINGLIGGLVAYFIGIKGTPMSAGFGYTGLVGPINAFNRMTGDPTMNIILLVFGYLIIPFVSAFFVHELCKKMLRGYSDEIYKFEIPKQ from the coding sequence ATGGTTAAAAATAAAGCAATCCAAACCAAAACGAGTAAAACTACAGGTAAGCAATTTTTTAGTAATATACTTCAAGCAGTAGGGGCAGGCGTTGTCATTGCGCTCATTCCCAATGCCTTATTAGGAGAGTTGCTGAAGTTCTTTAAAGATGGTAATCATTTATTGGAGACTATTTACCAATTTGTAGTTATGATTCAATCATTTATGGCATTTATCATTGGTATTTTAGCTGCACATCAATTTAGGTTTAATGGCGCCGGCGCCGCAATGGTAGGCGTTTCTGCTATGTTAGGTAGTGGCGCTGTTAAAATTACTTCTGATGGTTTTATACTTAGTGGTATAGGTGATATTATCAATACTATTTTAGTTGTTATTATTTCATGTTTTTTATATTTATTACTACAAAATAAACTAGGTTCTTTAGAAATGATAGTATTACCGGTTATCATACCTGTGTTAAGTGGTATTATAGGTTTGTATACATTAACTTATGTGTCTAAAGTTACAAAAGGTTTAGGGCATATAGTAAGTTCATTCACAGAGCTTAACCCATTACTCATGTCCATTTTAATTTGTATTACATATTCTTTATTAATGGTTACACCCATTTCAGTGGTTGCGATTGCAACTGCAATAGGGTTGTCAGGTTTAGGAAGTGGTGCGGCTAATATGGGGATAGTTGCTGCATGTGTGACATTTTTATTTGGTTCTATAAGAATCAATGGCGTAGGTGTTAATTTAGTGCTCATCATTGGTGCAGCAAAAATGATGATACCTGTTTACTTTAGACACTTAATTATAGCCATACCTTTAATGATAAATGGTTTAATAGGTGGCTTAGTTGCTTATTTTATTGGAATTAAAGGCACACCTATGTCAGCAGGTTTTGGTTATACAGGTTTAGTCGGGCCCATCAATGCATTTAATCGTATGACTGGAGATCCTACGATGAATATTATTTTACTAGTCTTTGGGTATTTAATTATTCCGTTTGTTTCTGCATTTTTTGTTCATGAACTATGTAAAAAAATGTTGAGAGGCTATTCCGATGAAATTTATAAATTTGAAATACCCAAGCAATAA
- a CDS encoding ABC transporter substrate-binding protein/permease has translation MKQLGKLFLIFTILVSAAMFYINPDANAKQEDQWDKIKERGELRVGLSADYAPYEFEHNVNGKSEYAGIDIELAKKVAKDNNLKLKIVNMQFDSLLGAIKTGKVDLIISGMTPTPERKKEVDFSNSYMTVSQKMIIKKSESDQLKHIDDFANKKIGVQKQTQQEKIAQTEINNAKIQSLTRVPEVIMSLKSGKISGMVIEGPVAEAYLKQNKDLMFADGVKFKEGEKSTAIAAPKHSPELMGKLNNTIKDVKDKNLIKDYKESAANAMKKDDGNFFSKYGSFFIKGIQNTILISIVGVLLGTVFGAMIALLKLSKFRVLRWLASAYIEFLRGTPLLVQVFLVYFGTTAVLGLNISALICGMIALVINCSAYIAEIIRAGINAVDKGQTEAARSLGLSYGQTMKSVILPQAIKNILPALGNEFVTVIKESSIVSVIGVSEIMFNAQVVQGASFDPFTPLLVAAVLYFILTFTLSRIMYFFEGRLKVSD, from the coding sequence ATGAAACAACTTGGGAAATTATTTTTGATTTTTACTATTCTTGTGAGTGCAGCAATGTTTTACATAAATCCTGATGCAAATGCTAAACAAGAAGATCAATGGGATAAAATTAAAGAGCGTGGAGAATTAAGAGTCGGCTTATCTGCAGATTATGCTCCATATGAATTTGAACATAATGTTAATGGTAAATCTGAATATGCAGGCATTGATATAGAATTAGCAAAGAAAGTTGCAAAAGATAACAACTTAAAACTTAAAATCGTTAATATGCAATTTGATAGTTTGTTAGGTGCAATTAAAACTGGAAAAGTTGACTTGATTATTTCAGGTATGACACCCACACCTGAACGTAAAAAAGAAGTAGACTTTTCTAATTCATATATGACAGTAAGTCAAAAAATGATTATTAAAAAGTCAGAATCTGACCAATTAAAGCATATAGATGATTTTGCTAATAAGAAAATTGGTGTTCAAAAACAAACGCAACAAGAGAAAATAGCACAAACGGAAATTAATAATGCAAAGATACAATCTTTGACTAGAGTACCAGAAGTTATCATGTCATTGAAAAGTGGCAAGATAAGTGGAATGGTTATTGAAGGCCCAGTGGCTGAAGCCTATTTAAAACAAAATAAAGATTTAATGTTTGCTGATGGTGTTAAATTTAAAGAGGGTGAGAAAAGTACAGCAATTGCTGCACCTAAACATTCACCTGAATTAATGGGAAAACTTAACAATACAATTAAAGATGTTAAAGATAAAAACTTAATCAAAGATTATAAAGAATCAGCTGCAAATGCAATGAAAAAAGATGATGGCAATTTCTTTAGTAAATATGGAAGCTTTTTTATTAAAGGGATACAAAATACGATTCTTATATCAATTGTAGGTGTTTTACTTGGTACGGTGTTTGGAGCTATGATTGCATTACTCAAACTCAGCAAGTTCAGAGTATTGAGATGGTTAGCATCAGCCTACATTGAATTCTTAAGGGGTACGCCTTTACTTGTCCAAGTATTTTTAGTCTACTTTGGTACGACTGCAGTATTAGGTTTAAATATCTCGGCACTCATATGTGGTATGATTGCGCTCGTTATCAATTGTTCAGCATATATTGCCGAAATTATTAGAGCGGGAATTAATGCCGTTGATAAGGGACAAACTGAAGCAGCACGTAGTTTAGGTCTGAGTTATGGACAAACGATGAAATCTGTTATTTTACCACAAGCTATCAAAAATATATTACCAGCCTTAGGCAATGAATTTGTAACTGTAATTAAAGAATCATCAATAGTATCTGTCATTGGTGTGAGTGAAATTATGTTCAATGCTCAAGTGGTGCAAGGTGCTTCATTCGATCCGTTCACACCATTATTAGTTGCAGCGGTATTATACTTTATCCTGACATTTACATTGTCTAGAATTATGTATTTCTTTGAAGGGAGATTGAAAGTTAGTGATTAA
- a CDS encoding amino acid ABC transporter ATP-binding protein — protein MINIKKLYKSFGKNEVLKGIDLTVKQGEVVAIIGPSGSGKSTLLRCMNLLETPTSGDVIFKENKLNGKNTELEKLRQQMGMVFQNFNLFPHKKVIDNVILAPSLLKKDSATNLKNEARGLLKKVGLEDKADAYPAQLSGGQKQRVAIARALAMNPEVLLFDEPTSALDPEVVGDVLKVMKDLAKEGMTMVVVTHEMNFARDVSDKVVFMADGVIVESGTPQAIFDNQQHERTKNFLSRVL, from the coding sequence GTGATTAATATTAAAAAATTATATAAGTCATTTGGTAAAAATGAAGTGCTAAAAGGTATTGATTTAACAGTTAAACAAGGTGAAGTAGTCGCTATCATTGGTCCTTCAGGAAGTGGGAAAAGTACACTATTGCGTTGTATGAATCTTTTGGAAACACCTACGAGCGGTGATGTTATTTTCAAAGAAAACAAATTAAATGGTAAGAATACTGAATTAGAAAAATTACGTCAACAAATGGGGATGGTATTCCAAAATTTTAATTTGTTTCCACATAAAAAAGTAATAGATAACGTTATTTTAGCGCCGAGCCTGTTGAAAAAAGATAGTGCAACTAACTTAAAAAATGAAGCACGTGGACTATTAAAAAAAGTAGGGTTGGAAGACAAAGCTGATGCATATCCAGCCCAATTATCAGGTGGACAAAAACAAAGAGTAGCTATAGCTAGAGCTTTGGCTATGAATCCAGAAGTATTGCTATTTGATGAACCTACTTCTGCACTTGATCCTGAAGTAGTAGGAGATGTATTGAAGGTCATGAAGGATCTAGCAAAAGAAGGAATGACTATGGTAGTTGTTACTCATGAAATGAATTTTGCGAGAGATGTCAGTGACAAAGTTGTATTTATGGCAGATGGGGTGATTGTTGAATCGGGAACACCTCAAGCAATTTTTGATAATCAACAACATGAAAGAACGAAAAACTTCTTGTCGAGAGTTTTATAA
- the queG gene encoding tRNA epoxyqueuosine(34) reductase QueG: MDLKQLKQDVIDYAHSIGIDSIGFTTADPFDELKQKLVDYHEKGYASGFEESDIGLRTEPKLTLPTARSIIAIAVGYPNRLKGAPKSVRGDRRGMFARASWGQDYHSIMRKRLDKLAEYLQSRVEDVEIQSMVDTGVLSDRAVAERAGIGFIGRNGFVINPDLGTWTYLGEMLVSIPFAPDDPLMDSCGECTICVDRCPTGALVGDGQLNSQKCISFLTQTKGYLKDEYRYKIGNRLYGCDTCQQVCPKNKGINTQHDDIILEPEILKPRLVPLLKMSNKEFKNTYGHLAGAWRGKKPIQRNAIIALAHFKEEAAIPELQDVALNDPRPMIRGTAYWAIGQIQGDVARPFIEQHYENELEEVQEEMLKGLETRRE, from the coding sequence ATGGATTTAAAGCAATTAAAACAAGATGTCATAGACTATGCCCATTCTATAGGTATTGATAGTATTGGTTTTACAACTGCCGATCCTTTTGATGAATTGAAGCAGAAACTGGTTGATTATCATGAAAAAGGATATGCTTCAGGTTTTGAGGAATCTGATATAGGATTGAGAACTGAACCTAAATTAACATTACCTACTGCAAGATCTATTATAGCAATTGCAGTAGGTTATCCAAATAGATTAAAAGGGGCACCTAAAAGTGTTCGAGGAGATCGAAGAGGCATGTTTGCCAGAGCTTCTTGGGGACAAGACTATCATTCAATAATGAGAAAAAGGTTAGATAAGTTGGCTGAATATCTTCAATCAAGAGTAGAAGATGTTGAAATTCAATCTATGGTTGATACAGGTGTTTTATCTGATAGAGCTGTCGCAGAACGTGCAGGAATCGGATTTATAGGTAGAAATGGATTTGTAATTAATCCTGACCTTGGTACATGGACGTATTTAGGAGAGATGCTAGTAAGTATACCTTTTGCTCCTGATGATCCACTCATGGATAGTTGTGGAGAATGTACAATTTGTGTTGATCGCTGTCCAACTGGTGCGTTGGTTGGAGATGGACAGCTAAACAGTCAAAAATGCATTAGTTTTTTAACTCAAACTAAAGGTTATTTAAAAGATGAATATAGATATAAAATTGGTAATCGCTTGTATGGGTGTGATACATGTCAGCAAGTATGTCCCAAAAATAAAGGTATTAACACACAACATGATGACATCATTTTAGAACCAGAAATATTAAAACCAAGACTTGTGCCTCTATTAAAAATGAGTAATAAAGAATTTAAAAATACTTATGGTCACTTAGCTGGTGCATGGAGAGGTAAAAAACCTATTCAACGCAATGCTATTATCGCTTTAGCGCATTTTAAAGAAGAAGCAGCCATACCAGAGTTACAAGATGTCGCGTTAAATGACCCGAGACCAATGATTAGAGGTACAGCTTATTGGGCTATTGGGCAAATCCAAGGCGATGTAGCTAGACCCTTTATAGAACAACATTATGAAAATGAATTAGAAGAGGTCCAAGAGGAAATGTTAAAAGGACTTGAAACGAGGAGAGAATAA
- the trmL gene encoding tRNA (uridine(34)/cytosine(34)/5-carboxymethylaminomethyluridine(34)-2'-O)-methyltransferase TrmL, translating into MTNHIVLFQPEIPGNTGSIARTCAGTYTNLHLIKPLGFSTDDKMLKRAGLDYWDSVNITYHESIEAFFESTEGIYYLITKFGKKTYSDFDFTDLEENHYFIFGRETTGLPDWVKEAYHETALRIPMNENIRSLNLSNTASLLIYEALRQQSFPNLD; encoded by the coding sequence ATGACAAACCATATAGTATTATTTCAACCAGAGATTCCAGGAAATACAGGTAGCATTGCGCGTACATGTGCTGGGACATATACTAATTTACATTTAATTAAACCATTAGGATTTAGTACAGATGATAAAATGTTAAAACGTGCAGGTTTAGACTACTGGGATTCAGTTAATATTACTTATCATGAAAGTATAGAAGCATTTTTTGAATCTACAGAAGGTATATATTATTTAATTACTAAATTTGGTAAGAAAACCTATTCTGATTTTGATTTTACAGATTTAGAAGAAAATCATTATTTCATATTTGGTCGTGAAACAACTGGGTTACCTGATTGGGTTAAAGAAGCATATCATGAAACAGCGTTACGTATTCCAATGAATGAAAATATTAGATCGCTTAATTTATCAAATACTGCATCTTTACTTATATATGAAGCTTTAAGACAACAAAGTTTTCCAAATTTAGATTAA
- a CDS encoding 6-phosphogluconolactonase, which produces MAMNFKVLENETSVAEYAADILRKQFNNNPTTIAGVHLSKDNSPVLDELKKNVDKHAVDFSQINILDYDDNKSYFEALGVPEGQIYNVSFSEDTESFIGDKIKTKENKGKLVTQVLSIDTNGKLDVSVKQGLFSAREVILIITGSDKKEIVHRLYEENGKTNFEPSDLKAHRMVNVVLDEAAAEGLPEDVRRYFTARFA; this is translated from the coding sequence ATGGCAATGAACTTTAAAGTATTAGAAAATGAAACTAGTGTAGCAGAGTATGCTGCAGATATTTTAAGAAAGCAATTTAACAACAACCCTACTACAATTGCAGGTGTACACCTTTCCAAAGATAATTCACCAGTATTGGATGAATTAAAGAAAAATGTAGATAAGCACGCTGTAGATTTTAGTCAAATTAATATTTTAGACTATGATGATAATAAATCATACTTTGAAGCTTTAGGAGTTCCTGAAGGTCAAATTTATAATGTGAGTTTTAGCGAAGATACAGAATCATTTATTGGTGATAAAATTAAGACAAAAGAAAATAAAGGTAAGCTAGTGACACAAGTGCTTTCAATTGATACGAATGGTAAATTGGATGTCAGTGTAAAACAAGGCCTGTTTTCAGCTCGTGAAGTTATTTTAATCATCACAGGTAGTGATAAAAAAGAAATCGTTCATAGATTATATGAAGAAAATGGTAAAACAAACTTTGAACCTTCTGATTTAAAAGCACACCGTATGGTTAATGTGGTCTTAGATGAAGCGGCAGCAGAAGGTTTACCAGAAGATGTAAGACGTTATTTCACAGCACGCTTTGCATAA
- a CDS encoding SAS053 family DNA gyrase inhibitor, with translation MTNDNSNEQLHAKEAEPKNEMVDGFDDVVELGKQMEQISEENDEAKLEKSHDSAVRSDLNK, from the coding sequence GTGACAAACGATAATAGCAATGAACAATTACATGCTAAAGAAGCGGAACCAAAGAATGAAATGGTTGATGGTTTTGATGATGTAGTAGAACTTGGTAAGCAAATGGAACAAATTTCTGAAGAAAATGATGAAGCTAAATTAGAAAAATCACATGATTCAGCTGTTCGATCTGATTTAAATAAATAA
- the fumC gene encoding class II fumarate hydratase — protein MSVRIEHDTFGEIEVPADKYWGAQTERSKRNFPVGKERMPIEVVYGFAQLKRGAALANHELGKLSDAKKDAIVYACDRVINKELDAHFPLVVWQTGSGTQSNMNVNEVVSYVANEYLKSQGSDESIHPNDDVNKSQSSNDTFPTAMHVALYNEIETKLEPALKVLRDTFKEKEEQFNDIIKIGRTHLQDATPIRLGQEISGWRYMLDKCETLLGESKAHILNLAIGGTAVGTGINAHPQFGDKVAKFISENTGYAFVSSENKFHALTAHDEVVQLHGTLKALATDLMKIANDVRWLASGPRAGLAELSIPENEPGSSIMPGKVNPTQCEMLTMVAVQVMGNDTAVGIGSSQGNFELNVYKPVILLNTLQSIYLLADGMQTFNDNCAVGIQPIPENIDNYLNQSLMLVTALNPHIGYENAASIAKKAHREGLTLKESAIQSGHVTEEQFNEWIKPEDMVEPK, from the coding sequence ATGTCAGTTAGAATTGAACATGATACATTTGGTGAAATAGAAGTACCTGCAGATAAATATTGGGGTGCTCAAACTGAAAGAAGTAAACGTAACTTTCCTGTTGGTAAAGAACGTATGCCTATTGAAGTAGTTTATGGATTTGCACAATTAAAAAGAGGCGCAGCATTAGCAAATCATGAGTTAGGCAAGTTGTCTGATGCTAAAAAAGACGCTATTGTTTATGCATGTGATCGTGTCATTAATAAAGAATTAGACGCGCATTTCCCATTAGTAGTATGGCAAACTGGTAGTGGTACACAAAGCAATATGAATGTTAACGAAGTAGTAAGTTATGTTGCTAATGAATATTTAAAATCACAAGGCAGTGATGAATCAATCCATCCTAATGATGACGTTAACAAATCACAAAGTTCAAATGATACATTTCCAACAGCGATGCATGTTGCGTTATATAATGAGATAGAGACGAAATTAGAACCAGCTTTAAAAGTATTACGAGATACATTTAAAGAAAAAGAAGAACAATTTAATGATATTATTAAAATTGGACGCACACACTTACAAGATGCGACACCTATTCGCTTAGGTCAAGAAATCAGTGGTTGGCGTTACATGCTGGACAAATGTGAGACGCTTTTAGGGGAATCTAAAGCACATATTTTGAATTTAGCCATTGGTGGTACAGCGGTTGGAACTGGTATTAATGCGCATCCCCAATTTGGAGATAAGGTAGCTAAATTTATATCAGAGAATACAGGCTATGCATTTGTATCTTCTGAAAATAAATTTCATGCCTTAACAGCACATGATGAAGTTGTACAATTACATGGTACTTTAAAAGCATTAGCAACTGACTTAATGAAAATTGCTAATGATGTCAGATGGTTAGCTTCAGGTCCGCGTGCAGGTTTAGCCGAATTGTCTATACCAGAGAATGAACCAGGATCTTCTATTATGCCAGGTAAGGTTAATCCAACTCAATGTGAAATGTTAACTATGGTAGCTGTACAGGTAATGGGAAATGACACGGCAGTCGGCATTGGAAGCTCACAAGGTAATTTTGAGCTAAATGTATATAAACCGGTCATTTTACTCAATACATTACAATCCATCTACTTATTAGCTGATGGTATGCAAACATTTAACGATAATTGTGCTGTTGGTATTCAACCAATACCAGAAAATATAGATAACTATTTAAATCAATCATTAATGTTAGTTACAGCATTAAATCCACATATTGGTTATGAAAATGCAGCGAGTATCGCTAAAAAAGCACACCGTGAAGGGCTCACTTTAAAAGAATCGGCAATTCAATCAGGTCACGTTACTGAAGAACAATTTAATGAATGGATCAAACCAGAAGACATGGTTGAACCAAAATAA
- a CDS encoding RluA family pseudouridine synthase, with translation MKFEIPNKYDQLTLREIFQQLYLPKKDLHNLNMSKAITLNEAPATLMTKVKTGDIAYIPTPEEVSNYLPSYRFAQIYYEDDDIAIVMKPKGVKTHPNDLKESNTLMNHVIYTVKSDYVEPIHRLDQETVGLLIVAKNPLMKKILDRMLEENEIDRIYKANVHSLLPIKPQTIDQPIGKDKFHSNKRRISPTGQTAITHIISSNMIKEDVCELELKLDTGRTHQIRVHLAEIGHPVIGDPLYGNSTLRQLQLNSYKIEFTHPLTQEAISVSLDDEI, from the coding sequence ATGAAATTTGAAATCCCTAATAAATATGATCAATTAACTTTGAGAGAAATTTTTCAGCAGTTGTATTTACCTAAAAAGGACTTGCATAATTTAAACATGTCTAAAGCAATAACACTTAACGAAGCACCTGCGACACTCATGACTAAGGTAAAGACAGGCGATATAGCTTATATACCAACACCTGAAGAAGTAAGTAACTACTTACCAAGTTACCGTTTTGCGCAAATTTACTATGAGGACGATGACATTGCTATTGTAATGAAACCTAAAGGTGTGAAAACACATCCTAATGATTTAAAAGAAAGCAATACTTTAATGAATCATGTCATTTACACAGTTAAAAGTGATTATGTTGAGCCAATTCATCGCCTAGACCAAGAAACTGTTGGCCTCTTAATTGTTGCTAAAAATCCATTAATGAAAAAGATTTTAGATCGTATGCTAGAAGAAAATGAAATAGACCGTATCTATAAAGCAAATGTGCACAGTTTATTACCTATTAAACCACAAACTATAGATCAACCTATTGGTAAAGATAAATTCCATTCGAATAAGCGTAGAATCTCACCTACTGGACAAACTGCAATTACACATATCATCAGTTCTAACATGATTAAAGAAGACGTCTGTGAGTTAGAATTAAAATTAGATACTGGTAGAACACATCAAATTCGTGTTCATTTAGCTGAAATTGGTCATCCAGTTATCGGTGATCCTTTATATGGTAATTCGACGTTAAGACAACTTCAATTAAATAGTTATAAAATAGAATTTACACATCCTCTAACACAAGAAGCAATCTCTGTAAGTTTAGATGATGAAATATAA
- a CDS encoding GAF domain-containing sensor histidine kinase, producing MEKPTRLALLKEIAEFLNEETETYSMMYGALKSLIEGSEFSTGWIFFIDEAGQHELISDVDLPGALSKHNCKYMREGTCWCVQAYQNKKLTKASNIINCSRINLANRAYHEETDGITHHATVPLRSGDEQFGLLNVATPYTTHYSEENLELLESVAFQIGSAIKRILLTDQEKEAARISERNRLARDLHDSVNQMLFSVKLTAHAAYGMSKEAVSQEAFQMIEQTSQQAVNEMRALIWQLKPVGLEQGLVNALKKYSELLQLELNVQVEGLINLPNLIEENIYRIIQEAMNNTKKHGNTHRIDLVLKQQKQCLNVEIKDYGEGFDVLEAQHQYSHGLNNMRQRTKMIHGKIDIVSQPQMGTCIHIVVPL from the coding sequence ATGGAAAAACCAACACGACTTGCACTGTTAAAAGAAATTGCAGAGTTTTTAAATGAAGAAACTGAAACATATAGTATGATGTATGGTGCTTTGAAATCCTTAATTGAAGGCAGTGAATTTTCAACGGGTTGGATTTTTTTTATTGATGAAGCAGGACAACATGAATTGATTTCAGATGTGGACTTACCTGGTGCTTTGTCGAAGCATAACTGTAAATATATGCGCGAAGGTACATGTTGGTGTGTTCAAGCCTATCAAAATAAAAAATTAACTAAAGCCTCTAATATTATAAATTGTTCTCGTATTAATTTAGCAAATCGAGCATATCATGAAGAAACAGATGGGATTACCCATCATGCAACAGTACCGCTTAGATCTGGTGATGAGCAATTTGGCTTATTAAATGTTGCTACACCGTATACAACACACTATAGTGAAGAAAATTTAGAATTATTAGAGTCGGTAGCATTCCAAATTGGTTCAGCAATCAAGCGTATTTTGCTTACAGACCAAGAAAAAGAAGCGGCACGTATTAGTGAAAGAAATCGTTTAGCGAGAGATTTACATGACTCAGTAAACCAGATGCTATTTTCAGTAAAATTAACAGCACATGCAGCTTATGGGATGTCAAAGGAAGCTGTATCACAAGAGGCATTTCAAATGATTGAACAGACAAGTCAGCAAGCAGTAAACGAAATGAGAGCATTAATCTGGCAATTGAAACCTGTTGGGTTAGAACAAGGTCTTGTAAATGCTTTGAAAAAATATAGTGAGTTACTGCAACTTGAATTGAATGTACAAGTAGAAGGTTTAATCAACCTTCCTAATTTGATTGAAGAAAATATTTATCGCATTATTCAAGAAGCAATGAACAATACTAAAAAACATGGGAATACACATAGAATTGATTTAGTATTAAAACAACAAAAACAATGTTTAAATGTTGAAATTAAAGATTACGGGGAAGGTTTTGATGTGTTAGAAGCACAGCATCAATACTCACATGGATTAAATAATATGAGACAACGTACTAAAATGATACATGGTAAAATAGACATCGTCTCACAACCTCAAATGGGCACTTGTATCCATATAGTTGTACCATTATAG
- a CDS encoding response regulator: MHRIILVDDHHIVRQGLEFLLSTVDDIEVIGGFSDGKSFLNYLKTGDVPDIVLLDLVMPEMNGIEITEIMKAQYPNVKILVLTSYVDDEHVISAIDKGADGYEMKDVEPEQLIETIKKVIAGDKIIHPQAQHVIETVSKKPHFTNKLSKRESEVLAEMTKGKTNKEIAEALFVSEKTVKTHVSHIFSKLQVSDRTQAAIYAMENKLI, translated from the coding sequence ATGCATCGAATTATACTTGTTGATGATCATCACATCGTAAGACAAGGTTTAGAATTTTTACTTTCCACTGTAGATGACATAGAGGTCATTGGTGGCTTTTCAGACGGTAAATCTTTTCTGAATTATTTAAAGACCGGGGATGTGCCAGATATTGTATTACTTGATTTAGTAATGCCGGAAATGAATGGCATAGAGATAACAGAAATTATGAAGGCTCAATACCCTAATGTGAAAATATTAGTGCTGACTAGCTATGTTGATGATGAACATGTAATATCTGCAATTGATAAAGGTGCAGATGGTTACGAAATGAAAGATGTAGAACCTGAACAACTCATTGAAACCATCAAGAAAGTTATAGCAGGTGATAAAATAATTCATCCTCAGGCACAACATGTAATCGAAACAGTAAGTAAAAAACCGCATTTCACAAACAAACTTTCAAAGCGTGAATCAGAAGTATTAGCCGAGATGACCAAAGGAAAAACAAATAAAGAAATCGCAGAAGCTTTATTTGTGTCAGAAAAAACAGTGAAAACACATGTAAGTCATATTTTCAGTAAACTACAAGTGTCGGACCGAACTCAAGCAGCAATCTATGCGATGGAAAATAAATTAATATAA